The genomic interval GCAACGGAGGACGCATCCAGCGTTCTCCGTTGCGCCCCGCCGTCACCTATGTTTTGTCAGTGAGGAGAGAGCTAGCCCTGCGGGTTTTCACAGCCGCCTTGAGCGGTTTGGCCATATGGCGTGAAGGGCACCGGGTCGATCCTCAACGCTGGCGCGCGCGGATTGAGTTTTAAGAAACCACAGGACCAATTTATGATGACTCGCCGGCGCCGACAACGGAATTCGCTACCGGAGATCGACTTTGTGGCGGTGAAGAAGTATCGCCGTGCCCCAGCTGAAAGCGAAAGCAAAAATGACATAGACAGTGTCGAAGATCATCTCGCTCTGCGAAGCCGGCAGTGGATTCCTCGCCGAAAAAAGCACCAGGTTGAGCGTGACGTAGATCGCATATGCGTAGCCGAGATACATCGCATAGCGGCGCATCCGCCAGATCCCGGCCGCATAAATCAACAGAACAATTCCCAGCAGCGGCCCAAGGATGGCATCCGGTGTGCCGCTCAGCCGTTCGCCAAAAAAGACCAGGCCTGTGGTCGGACCCTCGAGATGAAGCGGCTTCAGGATGTCGGTTGATGCGAGAATTGCGAACAGGACCGCCAAGGTTGTCAGCATTCCGCCACGCCTGGAATCAGCCATCGCATGACCCTCCGCGGGTATCGATCTAATGGTCAAAGAGGGAAATTCCGGCTAATCTCTCTCGAACGCCCGACCTTTAACGAAGATTGCCGACTGGTCGCCAAAGTAGACTAGCCTCTCCTCCTGCCAGAAGCGAAACTCGTAGCGCAGCACAACCCGCTTCGGCCCTTCGCGGGCCTTTGTCTCTTTGGAATGGAGCCGAAGCGGCGGTCCAATGGTTACCAGACTTCGGAAATCAGCACGATGGATGCGGTTGCCGAACCCGACCCATCCCTCCTCCCAACGACAGCTGTGCAGGAAGTAGGCGTGAAGGCAGCCGAGGTTGCCGGTCAGCAGTACAAGGTCGGGCCCCGAGACGTGCCGAGGATGGATGCCTGGATCGCCCACTTGATACCGCGCGACGGGCAGCGAGCGCGTCGTGTCCATACGCGCTTCGATCTCTCGCTGCGCGAGGTCGACACACAGCACCTCGTCGACCAGGAATGCTTCGCTCGAATATGGAAACGTCGAGACGAAGTGCTCGAGCTCAAGCTTCGAAGGTGCGCTCACGGCAGCAGATCATTTCAAGCGTGATGAGAAATGACAAGCGGCGGACCAGACGGCACTTCGCGGGAGGGTGCTGTCCTAATTCGGGCAGTGCCTCTTTTTCCCGGTCTTGACCGACGGGGTGGCACGGAAGCGTCGCTTTCAAGGGCTTCGAACTACCTTTACCCGGAATTTCCTTTTTGACTTTGCAAACAGCCGATTCGTAGTCGCTTACCCAACCCGGCGTCAAGTCGCGATCCGACTGACGATCACAACCGGCTCCGGCCTCCGCAGGTGAGCCGGGTTCGAGCCCCTGGACAGCCTCGCGGGCCCACATCGGGTCTCTTGGAAACGGATTTTTCACACACTGGCCCCTCGCTTGCTGCTTCCTCAGGCGATTGTCTCGGCAACCCAACAATCCGCTATCCCGCCGGCAACGGCAACGCCGTGATTTTCCGCAGCATGCCGGTGAACAGCCGCCGCGTGAGGTGACTCTCAGCCAAAAGCAGCCAGTAGTAGCGGGCATGCTTTATTAATCGGCCGCCGGTTTTCACCAACCGCTGCTGCAAGCTCGTAAGCGACCAGGTGGCGACCCTCATCGGCAGCACCAGCCGCCGCCACAGATTGCCGAGATTATAGGCGATCACGCTCAGCCACAGCCGTACCGCGTTGGCCCGGAAGCGGTGGCAGCTTAGCCGCGTCATCGCGACCGCCTGCTTGCCCTCTTTGATCCACTGTTCGGCCGTGCCGCGCCTATTGTAGAAGCGAACCACGGCGCGGCTTGAAGTCCTCTTGGCGTGAATTCCGGGATGCACCGATTCTAACAGGCGTTAGCCAAACTTAGCGGAAGCGGCGTGCGCGCGGCAAGCGAGTTGAACGGCAATCAATATTTTCGTACCACGCCTCAATTCGAGACCGGCGACGCGCGTTACTTCTGGCTCAACCAGAGCATCTTCGTGGCCGAGGGACGGATCGCGCCCGGAGGCGTCGAATACAAGGTGTACAGAGTGGCGTAGCGTGGCGGCTGGTTGGACTCGAGCGCCAGCTACTTCTGCTGGATTGATTCGATATAACTCACGACCGCCGAAATCCTGCGAGTGACTTCCTGTTCGGTGCCTGGAGGGAGAGCTCGATCAGGCTGCTGGTATTTGAGGCCCCAGGTCGGCATGTCGCCGACGAAGTGTGCGGGAAAGCGCTTGCGGCCGTCGATCGCGCCATAAACTTCCTGATGCGGAAACACGCCGCCGTTAGCCTTGCTGAGCTGGGTAAGGTCAACCGAGACATAGCCCTTCACCTCCCTCATCGCCGCGACGCTTCCCTTGCCATCTACCCCGTGACAGCGCGCGCAATCGGCCATGTAATCGGCTTTGCCCGAGGTCTGAGCGAAAGCGTTTCCGAACGCGGTCAGCCACAGCAGCACCGCCATCACAGTCAGCGTATTCCTTTTCATTTTTTTCTTGCGCCCGCCTCATTCGAAGTTGCCAGAATTCGTTGATCGGCAGTTTTGATTTCCATTGGTCCGCTCAATTGCAACGGCAGAACGCCTGTTCCCAGGAAATCCTCTCCCATTGGCCGCTGCCCCGCTCCCCCTTGCGCTTCATCGGATACAGCACGCGGTCAGGGCCGTACATCGAGCGCGAATGCTGGTAGCCTGTGTGTGGCGAATTACTGATTTTCCCAGAATCAGCAATTCGCCACACACCCCCGGGCGCCTACTTGCCACCCTTCTGGATGTACATCCCGACATTATGCATCTGCTGCATGAACGCACTGAGCGCGAATTGCGTGCGCATCCCTTCCGTCGGTTCGAAGCCCATTATCGGTCCGGTGCTGCTCGAGACGCCGGTGTAGTGGATGTCGGTGCCTTTGCCATCCTTGGAAGGCTTTAGCTCGGTGTGATTCTGGAACTGGATCGGCGACTTGCCGGCATTCTTTGCCGAGACGCTCTTGTTGGCGGGATCGAAGCTGTACTCCACCCGGAAGGACGGCGGCGCGTTGGGTATCGGCAGGGTCTGCCCTTTGTACTCCACTGTCTCGCTTTTGGCGTCATGCGAGACGACCTTTACGTCCGTGATGCGCGCGTCGTACTTGGCGACCTTCTCCGGATGGGTGAGCGCGTCATAGACCTTGTCCGCGGGCGCGTTTATCCGTGCGGTCGCGTCGAGACGGAGCTGCTTGTCCTTATCGACCGTGGCTTTCTCGTCTCCGAGCGTGGTCTCGATATCCGCTTCGTCGGCTCGCGCCACCGAGCGGATAGAGAGGCTGAGCGGCAGACTGATTACCAGAACGATAAGACCGATCAATCTCAGACGCATGTTGGTATCTCCCTCGTGGTTGCTCAATGTATCCCGCGGGCCGCGCTCCTGCGCCGGCCGGCGGCGTCGATGTCAGTTTCGAAATCTGCCAAGCGTGTTCGACCCAGGTTCGGCGTCATCCCGGAATTTCAGGGTGTGCGGTCCCCGGTAGCAGGTTATCGTTTTCCCGCACCATGCTAAAGTCCCGCGCTCTCGTAG from Candidatus Binatus sp. carries:
- a CDS encoding DUF3237 family protein is translated as MRAASELNGNQYFRTTPQFETGDARYFWLNQSIFVAEGRIAPGGVEYKVYRVA
- a CDS encoding c-type cytochrome is translated as MKRNTLTVMAVLLWLTAFGNAFAQTSGKADYMADCARCHGVDGKGSVAAMREVKGYVSVDLTQLSKANGGVFPHQEVYGAIDGRKRFPAHFVGDMPTWGLKYQQPDRALPPGTEQEVTRRISAVVSYIESIQQK
- a CDS encoding SRPBCC family protein, which produces MRLRLIGLIVLVISLPLSLSIRSVARADEADIETTLGDEKATVDKDKQLRLDATARINAPADKVYDALTHPEKVAKYDARITDVKVVSHDAKSETVEYKGQTLPIPNAPPSFRVEYSFDPANKSVSAKNAGKSPIQFQNHTELKPSKDGKGTDIHYTGVSSSTGPIMGFEPTEGMRTQFALSAFMQQMHNVGMYIQKGGK